In the genome of Raphanus sativus cultivar WK10039 chromosome 4, ASM80110v3, whole genome shotgun sequence, one region contains:
- the LOC108855714 gene encoding uncharacterized protein LOC108855714, with translation MGEESETASASADLHLLHKIAKILNETRTSYATHNRKLKELAALRSKLSPSDPEDSSPIPRFSSLFFKTLTPLFVAAQRRTAAAERIVRFVAEFACLRSNSDGAGSECDDEFLDEFLRFLIPGSVAANRNARFRACHIISEIILRLPDEVEVTDELWDDVIDCMMVRVRDKVPVIRTFAVRSLSRFVNDPDNTDILDLLLEVLPLEQNPEVRKTIVLSLPPSNATTQAIIDCTLDVNESVRKAAYSVLANKVPLQSLSIKLRTTILQRGLADRAVNVSKECLKLMKDQWLSNCCQGDPIEFLKYLDVETYESVAESALEVLLSEGLIMPSDDKSIQQYISSADGEARDESTCSTPSITLMEPEIALYWRIICRKLHKSAQAKGSDAATAMGAEAAVYAAEASDANDLLERILPASVSDYVVLVKAHIEAGPSHHFASRQLLLLGTMLDFSDAMLHKTASSFVQELLHRPFEQELDEDGNSIVIGDGINLGGDKDWADAVSKLAKKVHSAPGEYEQLILVVVEELARPCRERTADFLQWMHMLSLTCLLLENGESLHSLREKAIETEEILHALLLPGAKHTHLDVQRIAIKCLGLFGLLEKKPSEELVRQLRVAFCRSPPPISIMASKALVDLGMWHSPTEVDKAMGQDLLSQFEDENIDFVPVDLTNAEEDLNFKMLDLLYAGLESEDWRAYTESTENESVKATVGEGFAKLLLLGEKFPNLPASLYPFVLGKLVSLYFSEESKEQLRFKQCLSVFFEHYASLSEKHKGYVSKAFVPLIRSMWPGIDDGNSKNSSYVVSNQRKRAVQASRFMVQMMQTPLYKSPEESIQAPLDRTEEGLAIRIAIEMVSFKAKKTAAEKAYVLALCKTLVLLNLKSSEQNVMKLMKNLLSRVADSVCSEKDLLKEVKLVLEHLKSLDATPSEKLSQDEAKSILESLGVNYDLDITAPVTVPQTPAPCSTRPAPSRRRVRRIEESSDEEDEEETSPPPSAPNTLMTRSHRASKTAALAKIMASKVKERDTDEVIEEEEEEGSSDVTAEDSDESDE, from the exons ATGGGCGAAGAATCTGAAACCGCATCCGCTTCAGCagatcttcatcttctccacaAAATCGCCAAGATCCTGAACGAAACTCGCACTTCCTACGCCACTCACAACCGGAAGCTCAAGGAGCTTGCCGCCCTCCGATCCAAACTATCCCCCTCCGATCCCGAAGACTCCTCACCCATCCCTCGATTCTCCTCGCTCTTTTTCAAAACCCTAACCCCTCTTTTCGTTGCCGCCCAAAGGAGAACCGCCGCGGCAGAGCGCATCGTCCGCTTCGTGGCGGAATTCGCTTGCCTCCGTAGCAATTCCGACGGTGCTGGTTCCGAGTGCGACGACGAGTTTCTCGATGAGTTCCTCAGGTTTTTGATTCCTGGATCTGTTGCTGCCAACAGAAACGCTAGGTTTAGGGCGTGCCACATCATCTCTGAG ATAATATTGAGGCTGCCAGATGAAGTGGAAGTGACGGATGAGCTGTGGGACGATGTAATAGACTGTATGATGGTGCGGGTACGAGACAAAGTCCCTGTGATCCGTACCTTTGCTGTCAGGTCTCTTTCACGTTTTGTGAACGATCCTGATAACACTGACATTCTTGATTTGCTTCTTGAGGTGCTTCCTCTCGAACAGAATCCG GAGGTACGCAAAACAATTGTTCTATCGCTTCCTCCTTCTAATGCAACCACCCAAGCAATCATCGATTGCACCCTCGATGTTAATGAATCTGTCCGCAAAGCTGCTTACTCTGTTCTCGCTAATAAAGTTCCTCTTCAGAGTCTAAG CATCAAGCTTAGGACAACAATTCTGCAGAGAGGGCTTGCTGATCGCGCTGTCAATGTTTCAAAGGAATGTTTGAAGCTGATGAAAGATCAGTGGCTGTCAAACTGTTGTCAAGGAGATCCTATCGAATTTCTTAAGTACCTCGATGTTGAAACCTATGAATCTGTAGCAGAATCAGCTTTGGAGGTTCTGTTAAGTGAAGGACTGATAATGCCGAGCGATGATAAAAGCATCCAGCAGTATATATCGTCAGCAGATGGTGAAGCTAGAG ATGAGAGTACATGTTCTACACCCAGCATCACACTTATGGAGCCGGAGATTGCTCTTTACTGGAGGATTATATGCAGGAAGTTACACAAAAGCGCCCAA GCAAAGGGTTCTGATGCTGCTACTGCGATGGGAGCTGAGGCAGCAGTTTACGCAGCCGAAGCTTCAGATGCTAATGATTTGCTGGAAAGAATTCTTCCTGCATCAGTTTCTGATTATGTTGTTCTAGTTAAAGCTCATATAGAAGCTG GACCGAGTCATCACTTTGCTTCGCGGCAACTATTGTTGCTGGGCACAATGCTTGATTTCTCTGACGCTATGCTCCACAAGACTGCAAGTTCATTTGTCCAGGAGCTGCTCCATAGACCTTTTGAGCAAGAATTAGATGAAGATGGCAACAGTATTGTTATTGGAGACGGTATAAACCTTGGTGGTGATAAAGATTGGGCTGATGCAGTGTCCAAATTAGCTAAGAAAGTCCATTCTGCCCCTGGGGAATATGAACAACTTATacttgttgttgttgaagaacTAGCCAGACCTTGTAGAGAAAGGACTGCAGATTTCCTGCAGTGGATGCACATGCTTTCTCTGACATGTCTTCTCTTGGAAAATGGGGAATCTTTACATTCACTGCGAGAGAAGGCTATTGAAACAGAAGAGATATTGCATGCTTTGTTGCTTCCAGGG GCAAAACACACTCACTTGGATGTGCAAAGGATTGCAATAAAGTGCCTCGGTCTGTTTGGTTTGTTAGAAAAGAAACCTAGCGAGGAGCTAGTAAGGCAGCTACGGGTAGCTTTTTGTAGAAGCCCTCCTCCGATTAGTATTATGGCTTCCAAAGCACTAGTGGATCTTGGGATGTGGCATAGCCCAACCGAAGTTGATAAGGCAATGGGACAAGATCTCTTGTCACAATTTGAGGACGAGAACATTGATTTTGTACCTGTCGACTTGACCAATGCCGAAgaagatttaaattttaagatgCTCGATCTTTTGTATGCTGGACTTGAAAGCGAGGACTGGAGAGCATACACAGAGAGCACTGAGAATGAGTCAGTTAAAGCAACTGTCGGGGAGGGATTTGCGAAACTTCTTCTTCTAGGAGAGAAGTTTCCAAACTTGCCTGCATCTTTATATCCTTTTGTTTTGGGCAAGCTGGTTTCATTATACTTCAGCGAGGAATCAAAGGAACAACTGAG GTTCAAACAGTGTTTATCTGTCTTCTTTGAGCACTATGCTTCCCTCTCGGAAAAGCATAAG GGATACGTGTCTAAGGCTTTTGTTCCTCTCATACGTTCAATGTGGCCTGGGATTGATGATGGAAACTCTAAAAACTCTTCATACGTCGTATCAAACCAACGCAAGCGTGCAGTTCAAGCATCTAGATTTATGGTGCAGATGATGCAAACCCCACTATACAAATCACCAGAAGAATCTATCCAGGCTCCACTAGACCGTACAGAAGAAGGGTTAGCCATACGCATAGCCATCGAG ATGGTGAGCTTCAAGGCAAAGAAAACTGCAGCTGAGAAGGCATATGTTTTAGCACTGTGCAAAACACTTGTGCTGCTCAATCTAAAATCATCAGAACAAAATGTAATGAAGTTGATGAAAAATCTTTTAAGCCGAGTCGCGGATTCTGTATGCTCAGAGAAGGACCTTCTTAAGGAAGTGAAACTGGTGCTTGAACATTTAAAATCTTTGGATGCTACTCCAAGCGAGAAGCTTTCACAAGATGAAGCAAAGTCCATCTTGG AATCACTAGGAGTAAACTACGACCTGGACATCACTGCACCTGTAACAGTACCACAGACACCTGCTCCTTGCTCAACAAGACCAGCTCCTTCAAGAAGACGGGTAAGAAGGATTGAAGAATCctctgatgaagaagatgaagaagaaacatCTCCTCCACCCTCAGCTCCTAATACTTTGATGACCCGGTCACACAGGGCAAGTAAAACTGCTGCTTTAGCCAAAATAATGGCAAGCAAAGTGAAAGAGAGAGATACAGATGAAGtaattgaggaagaagaagaagaaggttcgTCTGATGTTACGGCAGAGGATTCAGATGAATCTGATGAATGA